The following proteins come from a genomic window of Macadamia integrifolia cultivar HAES 741 chromosome 14, SCU_Mint_v3, whole genome shotgun sequence:
- the LOC122061717 gene encoding uncharacterized protein LOC122061717: protein MIQNFSAELNVTVAFVHHSLPREVRETGTQGQGAATDGCRTAFFEKFRTFFLREDCKKRKSCTSGESIVGSSPLAITSQRQSTMEEMIPKMDKSTWEKSLRDLFIKNNISFNVVQSDAFINFVKCTARYGPSVPISSYETLRGRIIPEARKDLEKYAEEVKFSWKQTGCTFMSDSWTDLKKRSFLNVIAYSPGGALFLKSEECSHAKLTAFYIFDILEKEIESIGPNLVVQLISDNASNYSSALDMLTGKYRWLFKTRCAAHGINLMLKDIYEKWKRSLDS, encoded by the exons ATGATACAGAATTTTTCTGCAGAACTTAACGTCACTGTAGCATTTGTTCATCATTCCCTGCCTCGTGAGGTCAGGGAGACAGGGACTCAGGGCCAGGGTGCGGCGACCGACGGGTGCCGAACTGCGTTCTTTGAAAAATTCCGAACATTTTTCCTTCGAGAGGACTG CAAAAAGCGGAAGAGTTGTACCAGTGGTGAGAGTATAGTTGGTTCTTCTCCTTTAGCTATAACTAGTCAAAGGCAGTCCACAATGGAGGAAATGATCCCTAAGATGGACAAATCAACTTGGGAGAAATCTCTTCGTgatctttttattaaaaataacatttctttcaatgttgttCAATCGGATGCTTTCATCAATTTTGTGAAGTGCACAGCCCGTTATGGTCCTAGTGTTCCTATTTCAAGTTATGAAACCCTTCGTGGAAGAATAATTCCTGAAGCAAGAAAGGACCTTGAAAAATATGCtgaagaagtaaaattttcttggaAGCAAACTGGTTGTACATTCATGTCTGATTCATGGACTGACTTGAAGAAGCGGTCTTTTCTTAATGTGATTGCTTATTCCCCAGGTGGTGCTCTCTTTTTGAAGTCAGAGGAGTGTTCTCATGCTAAATTGACTGctttttatatatttgatattcttgagAAAGAGATTGAAAGTATTGGCCCAAATTTAGTGGTTCAGCTCATTTCAGACAATGCATCCAATTATTCAAGTGCACTTGATATGCTTACTGGAAAGTATCGTTGGTTGTTTAAGACTCGATGTGCAGCCCATGGTATCAATCTAATGTTGAAGGATATCTATGAAAAG tggaagagaagcTTAGACTCCTAG
- the LOC122061718 gene encoding stearoyl-[acyl-carrier-protein] 9-desaturase, chloroplastic-like, with product MHSCHYGTSGVSHDSHGNTARLAKEHGDTVLARICGSIAADEKWHENAYVKMVEKLLEIDPSYAMLGIADMMRKKIAMPAYLMYDGQDPNLFGNFAAVTQRVGVYTAGDYTDILDFLVGQWKLEKLEGLNSRVTYPLELTKSPGTWIGRNRDIK from the coding sequence ATGCATTCATGCCATTATGGAACTTCAGGCGTTAGTCACGATTCACACGGCAACACAGCCCGGCTGGCTAAGGAGCATGGGGACACAGTGTTGGCACGCATCTGCGGTAGTATTGCAGCAGACGAGAAGTGGCACGAGAATGCATACGTGAAAATGGTGGAGAAGCTACTGGAGATAGACCCCTCCTACGCAATGCTCGGGATCGCCGATATGATGCGAAAGAAGATCGCCATGCCTGCTTACCTCATGTATGACGGCCAAGATCCCAATCTATTCGGTAATTTCGCCGCTGTCACACAGAGGGTCGGCGTTTACACAGCTGGTGACTACACAGACATTCTGGATTTCCTGGTGGGGCAGTGGAAGCTGGAGAAACTAGAGGGTCTCAACTCACGAGTCACCTACCCTCTCGAACTCACGAAGTCACCGGGGACATGGATTGGAAGAAACAGAGACATCAAGTGA
- the LOC122061200 gene encoding internalin I isoform X1, with translation MEVESGLVRLCIEAATESRTTVEKWRRQRRTLEKMPSQLAEALLHRLLHRRLLFPSLLEVFKHSIEEIDLKGESSVNAEWMAYLGAFRYLRTLNLADCQRINNSALWAITGMDSLQELNLSGCKRVTDAGIVHLLSIPNLKKLCISGTCLSAAGVTQLSSLKNMTILDLGGLPVTDLALCSLQVLTKLEHLDLWGSKISNEGASLLKIFTKLSSLNLAWTNVTKLLNLPSLECLNMSNCNISSIFEGAENGVKAPLRKLLFLGATFIDVQEVFFYIDASRLAFLDLSHSSLHDFNILANMDALEHLDVSFSAMGDESIALIAHVGANLKNLNLSNTRLTSAGVEIFAGHVPNLETLSFSHTAIDDVALSYISTMPSLRVIDLSNTAIRGFTYSESNGPDQVPSLTALQNLNHLERLDLEDTQVGDGAMSPLSSLQELNHLSLKGGNISDVSLELLASIPKLKFLGICGAVLSNVGLHSFRPPAMLEMLDLRGCWLLTEDAFSLFHKNHPHIEVKHELAQGLFADQAVCERPSSLQGSSGSSRLKHKGKMSKTPIQFLKESFIDERLKYSREELLKLQFSPLSCASPLGRGASIPKMLTDNFNRLVM, from the exons ATGGAGGTCGAGAGCGGTCTCGTTCGTCTCTGCATTGAAGCTGCTACCGAAAGCAGAACAACTGTAGAGAAATGGCGGAGGCAGCGCAGGACTCTTGAAAAAATGCCCAGTCAGCTCGCAGAAGCTCTTCTACATCGTCTTCTGCATCGCcgacttctcttcccttccttgCTCGA AGTTTTCAAACATTCTATAGAGGAGATTGATCTTAAGGGTGAGAGCTCTGTGAATGCGGAATGGATGGCATACTTGGGCGCATTCCGCTATCTGCGTACATTGAACCTTGCAGATTGCCAGCGTATCAATAATTCCGCCCTTTGGGCCATTACTG GAATGGATAGCTTACAGGAGTTGAACCTTTCTGGATGCAAACGGGTTACTGATGCTGGGATTGTGCATCTTCTATCCATTCCAAACTTGAAGAAATTATGTATTTCAGGAACATGTCTGTCTGCTGCAGGAGTTACACAGCTCTCTTCTCTTAAAAATATGACTATTTTGGACTTGGGAGGTCTACCCGTCACTGATCTAGCACTATGCTCTCTCCAG GTACTGACCAAACTGGAACACTTGGATTTGTGGGGAAGTAAAATTTCCAATGAAGGTGCTTCTCTGCTTAAAATATTCACCAAGCTGAGTTCCTTGAATCTAGCCTGGACCAATGTTACTAAGTTGCTGAATCTTCCCTCTCTCGAATGCTTAAACATGAGTAACTGCAACATCTCTTCTATATTTGAAGGAGCTGAAAATGGAGTTAAAGCTCCTCTGCGAAAGCTTCTTTTCCTTGGGGCTACGTTTATAGATGTGCAAGAAGTGTTCTTTTATATTGATGCAAGCCGACTGGCCTTTCTTGACTTATCCCATTCATCCCTTCATGATTTCAACATCTTGGCTAATATGGATGCTCTGGAACATTTGGATGTCAGCTTTAGTGCGATGGGGGATGAGTCTATTGCACTGATTGCACATGTTGGAGcaaatttgaaaaatctaaATCTCAGCAATACAAGGCTTACTTCTGCTGGAGTGGAGATTTTTGCCGGGCATGTTCCAAATCTTGAAACTCTTTCATTTTCTCACACAGCCATTGATGATGTGGCTCTCTCATATATCAGCACGATGCCCTCTCTGAGGGTTATCGACTTAAGTAACACAGCAATTAGAG GATTCACTTACTCGGAAAGCAATGGTCCAGATCAGGTTCCCTCACTGACAGCACTGCAGAATCTCAACCATTTAGAAAGGTTGGACTTGGAAGACACCCAAGTGGGGGACGGAGCCATGTCTCCTCTATCCAGTTTACAAGAATTGAACCATTTGTCTCTCAAGGGGGGAAACATTTCAGATGTCTCATTGGAGCTTTTGGCATCTATCCCAAAGCTAAAATTTCTTGGGATTTGTGGTGCGGTTTTGAGCAATGTAGGGCTCCATTCATTCAGACCACCAGCAATGCTGGAGATGTTGGATCTGAGGGGGTGTTGGCTTTTAACTGAGGATGCTTTCTCTTTGTTTCACAAGAATCACCCTCATATTGAGGTGAAGCATGAACTTGCTCAAGGCCTCTTTGCAGATCAAGCTGTGTGTGAGCGTCCGTCGTCATTGCAAGGATCTTCTGGATCTTCACGACTGAAACATAAGGGGAAAATGTCTAAGACCCCTATTCAGTTCTTGAAGGAGAGTTTCATAG
- the LOC122061200 gene encoding internalin I isoform X2, giving the protein MEVESGLVRLCIEAATESRTTVEKWRRQRRTLEKMPSQLAEALLHRLLHRRLLFPSLLEVFKHSIEEIDLKGESSVNAEWMAYLGAFRYLRTLNLADCQRINNSALWAITGMDSLQELNLSGCKRVTDAGIVHLLSIPNLKKLCISGTCLSAAGVTQLSSLKNMTILDLGGLPVTDLALCSLQVLTKLEHLDLWGSKISNEGASLLKIFTKLSSLNLAWTNVTKLLNLPSLECLNMSNCNISSIFEGAENGVKAPLRKLLFLGATFIDVQEVFFYIDASRLAFLDLSHSSLHDFNILANMDALEHLDVSFSAMGDESIALIAHVGANLKNLNLSNTRLTSAGVEIFAGHVPNLETLSFSHTAIDDVALSYISTMPSLRVIDLSNTAIRGFTYSESNGPDQVPSLTALQNLNHLERLDLEDTQVGDGAMSPLSSLQELNHLSLKGGNISDVSLELLASIPKLKFLGICGAVLSNNHPHIEVKHELAQGLFADQAVCERPSSLQGSSGSSRLKHKGKMSKTPIQFLKESFIDERLKYSREELLKLQFSPLSCASPLGRGASIPKMLTDNFNRLVM; this is encoded by the exons ATGGAGGTCGAGAGCGGTCTCGTTCGTCTCTGCATTGAAGCTGCTACCGAAAGCAGAACAACTGTAGAGAAATGGCGGAGGCAGCGCAGGACTCTTGAAAAAATGCCCAGTCAGCTCGCAGAAGCTCTTCTACATCGTCTTCTGCATCGCcgacttctcttcccttccttgCTCGA AGTTTTCAAACATTCTATAGAGGAGATTGATCTTAAGGGTGAGAGCTCTGTGAATGCGGAATGGATGGCATACTTGGGCGCATTCCGCTATCTGCGTACATTGAACCTTGCAGATTGCCAGCGTATCAATAATTCCGCCCTTTGGGCCATTACTG GAATGGATAGCTTACAGGAGTTGAACCTTTCTGGATGCAAACGGGTTACTGATGCTGGGATTGTGCATCTTCTATCCATTCCAAACTTGAAGAAATTATGTATTTCAGGAACATGTCTGTCTGCTGCAGGAGTTACACAGCTCTCTTCTCTTAAAAATATGACTATTTTGGACTTGGGAGGTCTACCCGTCACTGATCTAGCACTATGCTCTCTCCAG GTACTGACCAAACTGGAACACTTGGATTTGTGGGGAAGTAAAATTTCCAATGAAGGTGCTTCTCTGCTTAAAATATTCACCAAGCTGAGTTCCTTGAATCTAGCCTGGACCAATGTTACTAAGTTGCTGAATCTTCCCTCTCTCGAATGCTTAAACATGAGTAACTGCAACATCTCTTCTATATTTGAAGGAGCTGAAAATGGAGTTAAAGCTCCTCTGCGAAAGCTTCTTTTCCTTGGGGCTACGTTTATAGATGTGCAAGAAGTGTTCTTTTATATTGATGCAAGCCGACTGGCCTTTCTTGACTTATCCCATTCATCCCTTCATGATTTCAACATCTTGGCTAATATGGATGCTCTGGAACATTTGGATGTCAGCTTTAGTGCGATGGGGGATGAGTCTATTGCACTGATTGCACATGTTGGAGcaaatttgaaaaatctaaATCTCAGCAATACAAGGCTTACTTCTGCTGGAGTGGAGATTTTTGCCGGGCATGTTCCAAATCTTGAAACTCTTTCATTTTCTCACACAGCCATTGATGATGTGGCTCTCTCATATATCAGCACGATGCCCTCTCTGAGGGTTATCGACTTAAGTAACACAGCAATTAGAG GATTCACTTACTCGGAAAGCAATGGTCCAGATCAGGTTCCCTCACTGACAGCACTGCAGAATCTCAACCATTTAGAAAGGTTGGACTTGGAAGACACCCAAGTGGGGGACGGAGCCATGTCTCCTCTATCCAGTTTACAAGAATTGAACCATTTGTCTCTCAAGGGGGGAAACATTTCAGATGTCTCATTGGAGCTTTTGGCATCTATCCCAAAGCTAAAATTTCTTGGGATTTGTGGTGCGGTTTTGAGCAAT AATCACCCTCATATTGAGGTGAAGCATGAACTTGCTCAAGGCCTCTTTGCAGATCAAGCTGTGTGTGAGCGTCCGTCGTCATTGCAAGGATCTTCTGGATCTTCACGACTGAAACATAAGGGGAAAATGTCTAAGACCCCTATTCAGTTCTTGAAGGAGAGTTTCATAG
- the LOC122061200 gene encoding internalin I isoform X3 encodes MAYLGAFRYLRTLNLADCQRINNSALWAITGMDSLQELNLSGCKRVTDAGIVHLLSIPNLKKLCISGTCLSAAGVTQLSSLKNMTILDLGGLPVTDLALCSLQVLTKLEHLDLWGSKISNEGASLLKIFTKLSSLNLAWTNVTKLLNLPSLECLNMSNCNISSIFEGAENGVKAPLRKLLFLGATFIDVQEVFFYIDASRLAFLDLSHSSLHDFNILANMDALEHLDVSFSAMGDESIALIAHVGANLKNLNLSNTRLTSAGVEIFAGHVPNLETLSFSHTAIDDVALSYISTMPSLRVIDLSNTAIRGFTYSESNGPDQVPSLTALQNLNHLERLDLEDTQVGDGAMSPLSSLQELNHLSLKGGNISDVSLELLASIPKLKFLGICGAVLSNVGLHSFRPPAMLEMLDLRGCWLLTEDAFSLFHKNHPHIEVKHELAQGLFADQAVCERPSSLQGSSGSSRLKHKGKMSKTPIQFLKESFIDERLKYSREELLKLQFSPLSCASPLGRGASIPKMLTDNFNRLVM; translated from the exons ATGGCATACTTGGGCGCATTCCGCTATCTGCGTACATTGAACCTTGCAGATTGCCAGCGTATCAATAATTCCGCCCTTTGGGCCATTACTG GAATGGATAGCTTACAGGAGTTGAACCTTTCTGGATGCAAACGGGTTACTGATGCTGGGATTGTGCATCTTCTATCCATTCCAAACTTGAAGAAATTATGTATTTCAGGAACATGTCTGTCTGCTGCAGGAGTTACACAGCTCTCTTCTCTTAAAAATATGACTATTTTGGACTTGGGAGGTCTACCCGTCACTGATCTAGCACTATGCTCTCTCCAG GTACTGACCAAACTGGAACACTTGGATTTGTGGGGAAGTAAAATTTCCAATGAAGGTGCTTCTCTGCTTAAAATATTCACCAAGCTGAGTTCCTTGAATCTAGCCTGGACCAATGTTACTAAGTTGCTGAATCTTCCCTCTCTCGAATGCTTAAACATGAGTAACTGCAACATCTCTTCTATATTTGAAGGAGCTGAAAATGGAGTTAAAGCTCCTCTGCGAAAGCTTCTTTTCCTTGGGGCTACGTTTATAGATGTGCAAGAAGTGTTCTTTTATATTGATGCAAGCCGACTGGCCTTTCTTGACTTATCCCATTCATCCCTTCATGATTTCAACATCTTGGCTAATATGGATGCTCTGGAACATTTGGATGTCAGCTTTAGTGCGATGGGGGATGAGTCTATTGCACTGATTGCACATGTTGGAGcaaatttgaaaaatctaaATCTCAGCAATACAAGGCTTACTTCTGCTGGAGTGGAGATTTTTGCCGGGCATGTTCCAAATCTTGAAACTCTTTCATTTTCTCACACAGCCATTGATGATGTGGCTCTCTCATATATCAGCACGATGCCCTCTCTGAGGGTTATCGACTTAAGTAACACAGCAATTAGAG GATTCACTTACTCGGAAAGCAATGGTCCAGATCAGGTTCCCTCACTGACAGCACTGCAGAATCTCAACCATTTAGAAAGGTTGGACTTGGAAGACACCCAAGTGGGGGACGGAGCCATGTCTCCTCTATCCAGTTTACAAGAATTGAACCATTTGTCTCTCAAGGGGGGAAACATTTCAGATGTCTCATTGGAGCTTTTGGCATCTATCCCAAAGCTAAAATTTCTTGGGATTTGTGGTGCGGTTTTGAGCAATGTAGGGCTCCATTCATTCAGACCACCAGCAATGCTGGAGATGTTGGATCTGAGGGGGTGTTGGCTTTTAACTGAGGATGCTTTCTCTTTGTTTCACAAGAATCACCCTCATATTGAGGTGAAGCATGAACTTGCTCAAGGCCTCTTTGCAGATCAAGCTGTGTGTGAGCGTCCGTCGTCATTGCAAGGATCTTCTGGATCTTCACGACTGAAACATAAGGGGAAAATGTCTAAGACCCCTATTCAGTTCTTGAAGGAGAGTTTCATAG